In Fusobacteria bacterium ZRK30, the DNA window CTAAAAATTTCATCTACCTTTTCCTGAGGGAAAGTAGCAAATTCCTCTTGAGCTTTTTTCATAGTTTTTAAATACTCTTGTAATTCTTTTACGTTTGTTATCTTCATAAAAATCCTCCGAGTTAGTTATTTTTTTCTCATGGGTTGAGTATAGCAACTACTTTTTTTTATGTCAAATGACTATTTCGATGAATCTTTGATCTCCTCTAAAACTCTATGTGAATTTCATATCAAATCAGAACACCAGATTCAACAACTAAATTTATTGAATATAATTGAAACACAAAAATATTTATAAAAAATATTTTTTATTTTTTATTCGTTCCTTAAACTATATTCCATATAAATTGTAACGGTCAAAGTATGAGAAATTTTTAACTTTTATATGGTTAATTTTTAACAGAAAAATAGTTCCCCCTTTTTCTCCTGTTAAAGTTTATCTGTCTTCAGACAAGATTTCTAATCAAGAACTGCTGGAAAAAAATTTAAAATTAAACTTCTTTCAGTTCAAAATAACTTTTTCTATATATGTATAACTCAAAATAAGGTTGATCTCTATATAGTTTCAATCTTATAGTTAATAAGTGATGATAAAGTAAGAACCATTTTACAACTTTTGATTATTTTCTATAATATGATATTATTTAGATAGATAATATTGATGTAGGAGGAACAAAATTGAGAATAATAATAGATGCTGATGCCTGTCCAAAGGGTGTTAAATCAATATGTATGGAGTTATCTAAAAAATATAGTTTAGAATTGATCATGGTGGTAGACACAGCCCATGAGTTAAAGGGGAACTTTAGAGTTATCCAAGTAGAAAAAGGAGATGATTCTGTAGATTTAGAAATTATGAAAATATCCACAAAGGAAGATATAGTCGTTACTCAAGATTACGGTTTAGCCACTATTATCCTAGAAAAAACCCATAGTGTTATCCATCCCAATGGATTTATCTACAATAAGTTCAACATCGATTCCTTGATGTTCTCCAGACATATGAGTGCGAAGATCAGAGCTTCCGGAGGAAGAACCAAGGGTCCTAAAAAAAGAAAAGCCAACAATGACGCAGAATTTAGAGAAACTCTTTTAAATCTTCTCCAAAATTTATAATAAATAAGTGATTATAATCCTTTACTATATAATCACTTATTTATTATATTTATAGTAATAAAAAAAAAGGCAGAGAAATTTTCTCTGCCTTTAAAAGTGTCGCCGCGACCTTTTAGTTCACTACCCATTTTTTCTTAGATAATATATTTAGATCATAATCTTCTAAAGATTCCAAACATTGTCCTCTCAAGATAAATAAAGCGGTTAAGTTAATAACTCCCATAAATCCTAATCCCAAATCAGCTAAAGACCATACTATGGCACTCTGACTGACTCCTCCAAATAAGATCATGATCAAAACTAAAATCTTATATCCTATCTTCAAATAGTTTTTATCACTGATATAGTTTAAATTTGTCTGGGCATAATATCCAATCCCCAAAATCGTACTAAATGAGAATAAAAATAAGATCAAGGCTATAAAGTTTACCCCAAAAGCTCCAAAATGATAGCTCATAGCTCCCTGTAAAAGTTCCATCCCGGATAAACCTTCTACGGCTCCCTTATCAGCTAATAGCATAATCATAGCTGTAGAAGTACAGATTACCAAAGTATCCACAAAAACTCCTAAGCCCTGGGTCAGTCCCTGCTTTACCGGGTGACTTACCTCTGCTGTTGCTGCTACTGCTGTAGCAGTTCCAAGTCCTGCCTCATTAGAGAACAATCCTCTCTTTACACCGGCCATGACTATTGCACCAATTCCCCCGCCGATAGCTTGTTTAAAACCAAAAGCTCCTTGAACAACCTCTCCTAAAACTCTAGGTATAATCCCTATGTTTTTAAACATTATCACAAATACCAGCAATAGATAGATTGCAGCCATTATAGGTACCAGTTTTTCCAAAATCTGAGGGATTTTACTGGCTTTACCAAAGGTAAGTATCCCGGTAAATGCTATCAATAAAAAACTCATGATAGTTTTATCTATTCCAAAAGCATTGTTAAAAGATACAGTCACAGAGTTAGCTGTAATTGCACTTACTCCTGAAAAACAAAAAATTGCAGCTAATACAAACAATATTCCAAATTTTCTGTTTCCCAGGGCTTTTTCAACATAATAAGCCGATCCACCTGTTAAATCTCCATTTTTTTTCCTTGTCCTATATAGTTGAGCTAAAGTTGCCTCTGCAAAACCTGTAGAAGCTCCTAACATTCCAACTATCCACATCCAGAATATAGCTCCCGGTCCTCCTACGGAGATAGCCGCTACTACTCCTGCTAAATTTCCTGTTCCTACCCTAGAGGCTGTACTTATACAAAAAGCCTGAAAGGATGAAATTCCTCCTGTAGTTTTTTCACTTTTATCTACCAGCAGTTTCACCATGTGTTTAAACAACCTAAATTGCACAAACCTGGTCTTTACCGTAAAATAGATCCCTACACCTAACAACATTACAACCAGTAAATTAGTCCCCCATAAAAAACCATTGAGACTATCAATTACTCTCTTCAACATTTCCACACTACCACACTCCTTAATTATATTCCTAATATAAAAAAGGAAGATGTTTTTATTCCCAAACATCTTCCAAAATCGATTAGGAAATTACGGCCCTTCATACCGTCCTAGAATGTTAACATATCCGTTAAGAAAATACAATACAATTCAGTTGTATTGTAAATAATTAAAATAAAATTCTAGAAAATTAATAAACTATCCCTACCTGTCTTGCCTTTAGCTCTCTAATATTTTTCCTTATAAAATATCCTGTAAAGAAAAATACAACAATATCACTGATGGGCCAAATTAACCATATTCCATCAATCCCATAATATTTTGGCAAAATTATAAATAGCGGTACAAAAAGTACGACTTGTCTTATGAGATTTAAAATAACAGATTTTACAGCCTGATCTAGAGACTGAAAATAATTTGCTCCTATTATATAGAAGGCATTAAGAATTCCCATAGACAGGCATATCTTTAATCCCCTTTCTCCTATACGAAGGATCTCTTCATTCCCGTCATTGAATAAATTGATTAAAACATCTCCTCTGAAAAATGCAATCAGGGTAATAAAACCAGCGATAAGCATAGATCCCACCAGAGATATTTTTAGTGTTTCAACTACCCTGTCAAATTTACCGGCACCATAATTATAGCCGATAATAGGCTGGCTCCCTGCCCTGATCCCTGAAATAATCATAGACATAAACATATATATGCTGTTTACTATCCCCATTGCTCCTACTGCCAGGTCTCCTCCATATGCAAGGAGAGTTTTATTACATGCCACTGCCACTAAACTTGTAGTAACCTGCAAAGTGAATGGAGATACCCCTATTTTAAATATTTCTTTTACAGTTTCACTATCCAAAATAAGATTTTCTTTTTTTAATTTTATATGACTGTTTTTACTATATATAAAGTGATAAAATACAGCAATTGTTACAATAACATTTGAAAGTGCTGTGGCTATGGCAGCCCCTTTTATCCCCATGTCAAACCAGAATATCAAAACAGGATCTAAAATAATATTAATAACCGCTCCTGTAACCATATATTTCATAGCCAGTTTAGAACAACCTTCTGACCTCATGAGGTTATTCATTCCCATTGCCATAAAATTAAAAAACACAAGTAAATTTATTATACTCATATAATCCCTGGCATAGCTTAAGGTATTTTCAGTAGCTCCAAACAAAAGAAGCAGGTCATCTAAAAATATCCTTCCTATGATCATAAGGAGGATACTGGATATGGTAAATAAGGTAACCGTATTACCCAAAGCTTTATCTGCCTTGTCTTTTCTGCCTTCACCCAGCCTCAGAGATACAATACTTCCTCCCCCCTGGCCTATAAGCATCCCTATAGCAATATAAAGTGTAAATATAGGAAAAGTAATACTTAACCCTGTCATAGCATATGCTCCTATTCCCTTTCCAATAAAGATCCTGTCTACAATATTATATAGGGCAAATACAAGACTTCCCACTATGGCAGGAATAGAAAATTCCATTAAAAGTTTTGAGATCTTCTCTGTTTCCAATCTTCTCAAGGCTCCCATAATTATTCCTCCATTTTCTTTAAATGTCTGTCAATATTCTTTGTCATTTTTTCCATCATTTTCCTGAAAATTTTCACTTCATCTTCAGAAAACTCTTCAGTTAACACCTCAGTTTCTAATTTTATAACTCTTTCTATTTTCGGCATTAATTCAACGGCTTTTTCAGTACATAAAAGACAGTAAACTCTTTTATCTGTCTTATCTTTTTCCCTCTGAATATATCCATTATTTATTAGTTTTTTTACAGCTTTGGCTATGGTTGTTTTATCTACATTTCTTGTTTTACTCAGTTTTTCCTGGGATATTCCCGGATTATGGAAAACATCATACAATATCCCAAACTGCCCGTCTCCTAAAGAATATCCGTCTAAATGGTAGTGAAGAAACTTTTTTATGTCTCTTGCCAGTTCATTTATCTCTTTTCCCAATGGTTTTTTCATCTCTCTCCTCCTAAAATAGTTGGTCAACCAACTTTATTCATTTAAGTATAATAACACGATATAGTTGGTAAGTCAACTATATTAATTTTAAAGACTATTGTAAAAAAAAATTATTATTGCTAGAATATATCTAATTACAATAAATTCAGGGGGGAGTGAGATGAAAAACGAGGTTATAAGTTTAAATAAAAATAAGATGAAAGAATTGATAGATAAGAATTTAATGGTAATTGCAACTGTATTTTTTTCAGGGGCTTTTATAGCAGGTAAATTTTCCATAGCGGAATTTCCGGTATATTCTCTGACATTTTTTAGATTTTTAATAGCAGCTGTGGTTTTATTTTTAATCATGTGGAAAAAAGGAGAAGATTTAACTCTGGAAAAAACAGATATTCCCAGAATACTCCTCCTATCCCTCCTTGGTATGGTAGGCTACCATGTATTCTTTTTTACAGCGTTAAAGTATACAAGCAGCGTAAACACATCTCTTATAGCAGCTACGAATCCAATTATGACTACTATTATGGCATCCCTGATTTTAAAGGAAAGATTTCCTAAAAAAGCAGTGGGGGGAATACTTATCTCCTTTTTAGGAGTAGCTATGATCGTTACCAACGGTTCTATCGATGTTATTAAAAATATGAATTTTAATGTAGGAGATATCTATATGCTCCTGGCTGTCCTGTCTTTTTCCCTATATTTTATAGTTTTAAAGGGAATCGTAGGACGTGTAGCACCTATAAAACTTACATCTTATGTATTTTTATTCTGTGTAATCCTTTTGATACCCATGGTAATCTATGAGAATCCAATGAGTTTTTTACCTAAAACTACCTGGACAGGATGGAGCAGTTTAATATATATGTCTATCTTTGCTTCGGTTATAGCATATTTAATCCAGCAGGTATCGGTAAAAAGGATCGGCCCTTCCAAGACCTCCCTGTACGTTAACTTAGTTCCTCTGTTTTCCATGATAATGGCATACTTTATCTTAGGAGAAGTTATTACACTTCCAAAGGTCTTAGCAGGTTTTATGATCATATCAGGAGTAATCATAACCTTAAAAAGTAAGAAATAAATCTTATAGAAAAAGTCCCTAAAAAATATTTAGGGACTTTTTTAACATCCACACAGGATGTTTGGAATTTTATTTTGTAGAATCTATCCTAGTTATAATATCTAATTATTTTGAAGGATTTTTGCTTTTATTGAGTCATACTCCTCTTTAGTTATACTGCCATCTTTAAAAAGTTCCATCCATTTTTTTAGTTCATCAGCCCTATGGATTGTATTATTTTCTTTTTCAGAATTTATAATAGAAGCTTCTGATTTTTGTTTCCCCTCTTTTTGATATCTTATATCCATTTGGTTTAATAAGTCAACATCTTCTTCAGTTTTTGGTATATAACCATTTTCTATCAAGTTTTTAATATAGAGCTTATTATAGATAAAGGGGAATACAAGGGAACTTATTCCACTGGTAAATACAGATCCTACCAGCATTACAACTCCCCATTTGATATCTCCTCTTATAAGTGCAGGTAAAAAACCAAAAAAGAATGTTGTCCATGAAAACCCCACAGGAGCTTCTTTAAGTATTCCATTTTTTTCCAGATTAATTTTAACACTTTCTTTATCTTCTGTTATTTTTAAAGTCCCGTCTTCTTTCACTAGGATATGTATATAAAACAGTAAAACAGCAAAGGAAATTGCTTCTATTATATAAATAAAATTTATTACATTTGTAAAG includes these proteins:
- a CDS encoding MATE family efflux transporter; translated protein: MGALRRLETEKISKLLMEFSIPAIVGSLVFALYNIVDRIFIGKGIGAYAMTGLSITFPIFTLYIAIGMLIGQGGGSIVSLRLGEGRKDKADKALGNTVTLFTISSILLMIIGRIFLDDLLLLFGATENTLSYARDYMSIINLLVFFNFMAMGMNNLMRSEGCSKLAMKYMVTGAVINIILDPVLIFWFDMGIKGAAIATALSNVIVTIAVFYHFIYSKNSHIKLKKENLILDSETVKEIFKIGVSPFTLQVTTSLVAVACNKTLLAYGGDLAVGAMGIVNSIYMFMSMIISGIRAGSQPIIGYNYGAGKFDRVVETLKISLVGSMLIAGFITLIAFFRGDVLINLFNDGNEEILRIGERGLKICLSMGILNAFYIIGANYFQSLDQAVKSVILNLIRQVVLFVPLFIILPKYYGIDGIWLIWPISDIVVFFFTGYFIRKNIRELKARQVGIVY
- a CDS encoding alanine:cation symporter family protein, translated to MEMLKRVIDSLNGFLWGTNLLVVMLLGVGIYFTVKTRFVQFRLFKHMVKLLVDKSEKTTGGISSFQAFCISTASRVGTGNLAGVVAAISVGGPGAIFWMWIVGMLGASTGFAEATLAQLYRTRKKNGDLTGGSAYYVEKALGNRKFGILFVLAAIFCFSGVSAITANSVTVSFNNAFGIDKTIMSFLLIAFTGILTFGKASKIPQILEKLVPIMAAIYLLLVFVIMFKNIGIIPRVLGEVVQGAFGFKQAIGGGIGAIVMAGVKRGLFSNEAGLGTATAVAATAEVSHPVKQGLTQGLGVFVDTLVICTSTAMIMLLADKGAVEGLSGMELLQGAMSYHFGAFGVNFIALILFLFSFSTILGIGYYAQTNLNYISDKNYLKIGYKILVLIMILFGGVSQSAIVWSLADLGLGFMGVINLTALFILRGQCLESLEDYDLNILSKKKWVVN
- a CDS encoding DMT family transporter, with the translated sequence MKNEVISLNKNKMKELIDKNLMVIATVFFSGAFIAGKFSIAEFPVYSLTFFRFLIAAVVLFLIMWKKGEDLTLEKTDIPRILLLSLLGMVGYHVFFFTALKYTSSVNTSLIAATNPIMTTIMASLILKERFPKKAVGGILISFLGVAMIVTNGSIDVIKNMNFNVGDIYMLLAVLSFSLYFIVLKGIVGRVAPIKLTSYVFLFCVILLIPMVIYENPMSFLPKTTWTGWSSLIYMSIFASVIAYLIQQVSVKRIGPSKTSLYVNLVPLFSMIMAYFILGEVITLPKVLAGFMIISGVIITLKSKK
- a CDS encoding YaiI/YqxD family protein; amino-acid sequence: MRIIIDADACPKGVKSICMELSKKYSLELIMVVDTAHELKGNFRVIQVEKGDDSVDLEIMKISTKEDIVVTQDYGLATIILEKTHSVIHPNGFIYNKFNIDSLMFSRHMSAKIRASGGRTKGPKKRKANNDAEFRETLLNLLQNL
- a CDS encoding MarR family transcriptional regulator — protein: MKKPLGKEINELARDIKKFLHYHLDGYSLGDGQFGILYDVFHNPGISQEKLSKTRNVDKTTIAKAVKKLINNGYIQREKDKTDKRVYCLLCTEKAVELMPKIERVIKLETEVLTEEFSEDEVKIFRKMMEKMTKNIDRHLKKMEE